The window acagctcagggcagcagtgactggcacagctcagcccagcagaggctgggcacagctcagggcagcagtgactggcacagctcagccctgcagagactgggcacagctcagggcagcagagactgggcacagctcagggcagcagtggctggcacAACTCAGCCCAGCAtaggctgggcacagctcagggcagcagagaCTGGCACAACTCAGCCCATcagaggctgggcacagctcagggcagcagagactggcacaactcagccctgcagagacTGGCATAACTTGGCACAGCAGCGACAAGGCACAACTTGGCACAGCAGTGACCCACACCCTGGGCAACATCCACTGGACTCCCGTGgcggggaggggcagctgtgccccccCTCCAAGCACCCAGTGCCCCCCTCAGGTGCCCTCCACTTCGGAGCTCTCTGGGGATGGGtccttggcagcagcacagaggtggaagagccctgggaggagagaggaggctgtgggcagagggagCTCGGGGGGGgcatccctgctgccccccagctcaGGAGCGTCCCTGGCACACGGCCTGGCACAGGTTAGCCCTGCAGAGACCAGGCACAGTTCAGTGCAGCAGtgactggcacagctcagcccaacAGTGACTGGCACAGCTCAGTCCTGCAGAgactgggcacagctcagcccagcagtgACTGGCACAGCTCAGTCCTGCAGAgactgggcacagctcagcccagcagtgACTGGCACAGCTCAGTCCTGCCTAcactgggcacagctcagcccaacAGTGACTGGCACAGCTCAGTCCTGCAGAgactgggcacagctcagcccagcagtgACTGGCACAGCTCAGTCCTGCAGAgactgggcacagctcagcccagcagtgACTGGCACAGCTCAGTCCTGCCTAcactgggcacagctcagcccagcagtgactggcacagctcagccctgcctacactgggcacagctcagcccaacAGTGACTGGCACAGCTCAGTCCTGCAGAgactgggcacagctcagctcagcagtgaCTGGCATAGCTCAGCCCAGCAGTGACTGGCACAGCAGAGactgggcacagctcagtgcaACAGTAACTGGGTGCAGTGGGACTGGGCACAACTTGGTGCAGCAGCGACTGGCACAGTTCAGCCCTGCAGAGACCTGGCACAACtcagcacagcagtgcccagccctggtggGTGCCAATACCTGCAGAGGTGGTGAGGATGACAGAGACCCAGCCCAGGATGTAGGACCAGGAGAAGcgccaggcaggctgggcaggccccaggaggctcagggtgccAGCTGTGTACACTGCCAGCCCCATCAGTGCCAGCAGACCTGTGGGCAGAGaccaggcacagctcagggcagtggtggctggCATAGCAGAGactgggcacagctcagggcagtggtaaGTGGGCACAGTTCAATGAGactgggcacagctcagggcagtggtaagtgggcacagcagagactgggcacagctcagggcagtggtaaGTGGGCACAGTTCAATGAGactgggcacagctcagtgcagtgGTGATTGGCATAGCAGagactgggcacagctctgggcagtgGTAAGTGGGCACAGTTTAATGAGactgggcacagctcagggcagtggtaaGTGGGCACAGTTTAATGAGactgggcacagctcagggcagtggtgactGGCATAGCAGAGactgggcacagctcagtgcagtgGTGATTGGCACAGCATAGactgggcacagctcagtgcagtgGTGACTGGCATAGCAGAGactgggcacagctcagtgcagtgGAGGTTGGCACAGCAGAGACTGGAcagagcagagtgcagcagtcaCCCCCCCTTGGCACACTCCCCGATGCCCGTGTGCCCCAAcccatcctccctgcccccagcctgtccccacataccagccagcagcagggtggcaccAGCCATGCGGGCACGCAGCCGCCGGGCACCGCCGAGCAGGATGGAGATGCCCAGGGCGAGGCCGGCGACGGCGGCGAGCagcgacagcagcagcagcactcgaGTGGCCTCCCAGAGCGCTGCGGGGCACAGCGGCAGCcgctgggggcactgggggggcacagggcaccccCGCGACACTGCACCCCAAGTGCTGCCCACAGGGACCCCCCCAGTTCAGCCAGCAGGGACCCCCCAGTTTAACCAGTAAGGACCCCCCAGCTCAACCATCAGGGACCCCCCAGTTTAACCCATCAGGACCCCCCAGTTCAGCCAGCAGGGAGCCCCCAGTTTAACCCATCAGGACCCCCCAGTTTAACCCATCAGGACCCCCCAGCTCAACCAGCAGGGAGCCCCCAGTTTAACCCATCAGGACCCCCCAGTTTAGCCAGTAGGGACCCCCCAGTTTAACCAGTAAGGACCCCCCAGTTCAGCCAGCAGGGAGCCCCCAGTTTAACCCATCAGGACCCCCCAGTTCAGCCAGTAGGGACCCCCCAGTTTAACCCATCAGGACCCCCCAGATCAACCAGCaaggacccccccccccagtttaacCAGTACAGACCAGACACAGTTCAGGATTAGCAGGGGTCCCCTCCCCCTTCAACCCCAGCTCAGTCAGCAGGAACCCCCCCAGTTTAACCAGTCAGGACCCCCCCAGTTTAACCAGCAGGGACCCCCCCCCAGTTTAACCAGTCAGGACCCCCCCAGTTTAACCAGCAGGGACCCCCCCCAGTTTAACCAGTCAGGACCCCCCCAGTTTAACCAGCAGGGACCCCCCCAGTTTAACCAGTCAGGACCCCCCAGTTTAACCAGCAGGGACCCCCCCCAGTTTAACCAGTCAGGACCCCCCCAGTTTAACCAGCAGGGACCCCCCCCAGTTTAACCAGTCAGGACCCTCCCAGTTTAACCAGCAGGGACCCCCCCAGTTTAAccagcagggacccctcccagTTTAACCAGCAAAGACACCCCTCCAGTTTAACCAGTCAGGACCCCCCAGTTTAACCAGCAGGGACCCCCAGTTTAACCAGCAAGGACCCCCCCCAGTTTAACCAGTCAGGACCCCCCAGTTTAACCAGCAGGGACCCCCCCAGTTTAACCAGCAGGGACCCCCCCAGTTTAACCAGTCAGGACCCCCCCCAGTTTAACCAGCAGGGACCCCCCCAGTTTAACCAGTCAGGACACCCAGTTTAACCAGCAGGGACCCCCCCAGTTTAACCAGCAGGGACCCCCCCCAGTTTAACCAGTCAGGACCCCCCCAGTTTAACCAGCAGggagcctctgcccaccccagtTCAAGCAGCCCAAACCGgacccagctcagcacagcagagactggTCCCAGCTGGTGGCACCTGGCGCGTACCTGGGGTGCCAGGGTGGGGGTGGCACTGCCCCCCTAGGCACACGTGCCACAGCCcgaggctggcagtgccccccGGTGCCCGGCGCTGGACCCAGGAGCGGGTGGCAGTGGcggccagcagcagtgccaggcctgTGGCCCCGCACAGCAGCCCCCCGCTGGGTGGCATCTCCTGCGGGAGGGGGACATGGGCACACCGTGGGGGCACCAGGGAGACCCAGGGTGGCATGGCCAGGGGACACTCTTGGGGACATCGCTGGGGAGAGGAAGGACCTGAGGGTGGCACCTGCAGGGGACACTCATGGGGACATCGCCGGGGACagggaggacctgggggtggcACCTGCAGGGGACACTCATGGGGACAtctctggggacagggaggaaggacctgggggtggcaCCTGCGGGGGACACTCATGGGGACATcgctggggacagggaggacctgggggtggcACCTGCAGGGGACACTCATGGGGACATCGCCGGGGGACagggaggacctgggggtggcACCTGCAGGGGACACTCATGGGGACAtctctggggacagggaggaaggacctgggggtggcaCCTGCAGGGGACACTCATGGGGACATcgctggggacagggaggacctgggggtggcACCTGCAGGGGACAGCCATGGGGACATCGccggggacagggagggctcAGGGGTGGCACCTGCAGGGGACAGCCATGGGGACATCGCCGGGGACagggaggacctgggggtggcACCTGCAGGGGACACTCATGGGGACATcgctggggacagggaggaaggacctgggggtggcaCCTGCAGGGGACACTCATGGGGACATCGCCGGGGACagggaggacctgggggtggcATCTGCAGGGGACACTCATGGGGACATCGCCGGGGACagggaggacctgggggtggcACCTGCGGGGGACACTCATGGGGACATCGCCGGGGACAGGGAGGACCAGGGGGTGGCACCTGCAGGGGACACTCATGGGGACATCGccggggacagggagggctcAGGGGTGGCACCTGCAGGGGACACTCATGGGGACATcgctggggacagggaggaccTGAGGGTGGCACCTGCAGGGGACACTCATGGGGACATCGCCGGGGGgaggaaggacctgggggtggcaCCTGCAGGGGACACTCATGGGGACATCTCCGGGGGACagggaggacctggggg is drawn from Pogoniulus pusillus isolate bPogPus1 chromosome 43, bPogPus1.pri, whole genome shotgun sequence and contains these coding sequences:
- the LOC135192709 gene encoding lens fiber membrane intrinsic protein-like, translated to MPPWVSLVPPRCAHVPLPQEMPPSGGLLCGATGLALLLAATATRSWVQRRAPGGTASLGLWHVCLGGQCHPHPGTPALWEATRVLLLLSLLAAVAGLALGISILLGGARRLRARMAGATLLLAGLLALMGLAVYTAGTLSLLGPAQPAWRFSWSYILGWVSVILTTSAGLFHLCAAAKDPSPESSEVEGT